One part of the Rutidosis leptorrhynchoides isolate AG116_Rl617_1_P2 chromosome 1, CSIRO_AGI_Rlap_v1, whole genome shotgun sequence genome encodes these proteins:
- the LOC139897899 gene encoding uncharacterized mitochondrial protein AtMg00810-like yields MPTCHPCRTLVEAGAKLTSHGPTVKDLTLYRSLAGTLQYLTFTRPYISYAAQQICLFMHDPCEQHMHALKQIIHYIPGTTDLSLNLYASSPTTLVTYSDAEWAGYPTTRRFTYGYCVFLGNNLLSWSSKLQLTSSRSIAEAKYRGVANVMAETSWVRNLLQELHCPLTSATLLMRGTDPTPFYAP; encoded by the exons atGCCCACATGTCATCCTTGTAGGACCCTGGTTGAAGCAGGGGCCAAACTTACCAGTCACGGACCTACTGTGAAAGACCTGACTCTGTACCGCAGCCTTGCAGGCACTTTACAGTATCTCACATTTACTCGTCCTTACATCTCTTACGCCGCACAACAAATTTGCCTCTTCATGCATGATCCTTGCGAGCAGCATATGCATGCCCTCAAACAGATCATTCACTATATTCCGGGAACTACCGATCTTAGTCTAAACCTTTATGCGTCTTCTCCGACTACATTGGTCACTTACTCTGATGCTGAATGGGCTGGTTACCCCACTACCAGACGCTTTACTTATGGGTATTGTGTTTTTCTCGGCAACAACCTTCTGTCATGGTCATCCAAGCTACAACTCACGTCCTCCCGTTCCATTGCAGAAGCAAAATATCGCGGTGTTGCCAATGTCATGGCCGAGACTAGCTGGGTTCGTAATCTTTTGCAAGAGCTTCACTGTCCTCTCACTTCAGCCACACTG CTTATGCGTGGGACAGATCCTACTCCATTTTATGCACCGTAA